In Cherax quadricarinatus isolate ZL_2023a chromosome 15, ASM3850222v1, whole genome shotgun sequence, the following proteins share a genomic window:
- the LOC128691991 gene encoding uncharacterized protein, translating to MLQIHSVVIAGTMACILYWSGAWQFVFGFMSSILISSCSQLFLYTNFLSYIPVNEASSSEMEEISTKLAEEHKTMTDNLNLLVLYVEKLVEINKEGESDREEEDFLNQMLPVVDQLFNEALKFEGYLNEDLRIIFHKTKEQYNALKENLLKKHEKKSTGQRKGEYMDNESDKGVENEDIFSYIGNTKFSNEL from the exons ATGTTACAGATACATTCAGTAGTAATAGCAGGAACTATGGCATGCATTCTTTACTGGAGTGGAGCTTGGCAGTTTGTCTTTGGATTCATGAGCTCCATACTCATCTCATCTTGCTCGCAGTTGTTTCTTTACACAAATTTTCTAAGTTATATACCTGTGAATGAAGCCAGTTCATCAGAAATGGAAGAAATCAGTACAAAGCTGGCAGAGGAGCACAA GACAATGACCGACAATCTAAATTTACTGGTATTATATGTGGAAAAACTTGTTGAAATCAACAAGGAAGGAGAATCTGACAGAGAGGAGGAGGATTTTTTAAATCAGATG CTTCCTGTGGTGGACCAATTATTTAATGAAGCGCTGAAATTTGAAGGCTATTTGAATGAGGACTTACGGATTATTTTTCACAAAACTAAAGAACAGTACAATGCTCTTAAAGAAAATCTCCTGAAAAAGCATGAGAAGAAAAGCACAGGGCAGAGAAAGGGAGAATATATGGATAATGAAAGTGACAAAGGTGTGGAAAATGAAGACATATTCAGTTACATAGGGAATACTAAATTTAGCAACGAGCTTTAA